The Lactuca sativa cultivar Salinas chromosome 2, Lsat_Salinas_v11, whole genome shotgun sequence genome includes a window with the following:
- the LOC111918910 gene encoding phenylalanine--tRNA ligase alpha subunit, cytoplasmic, which translates to MAEEAVLGFLEKNEQIIDSGVFAEEQGISHDEIVNVIKSLNGFRFVEAQDIKKERWQLTDEGKTYAANGSPEFQLFMAIPPEGISIVELKKKLGDSIFAIGSRQANRNKWLEMGKSQVSRKVEHVDDNVKAMLVKIKDGETLNKEDITALKGRKLISPQIWKGYSVKKGPNYAPKRRKPATDLTRENLQKGDWKEMQFKEYNFSAKGLPVEGGCLHPLLKVRQQMQMIFLQMGFEEMPTNNFVESSFWNFDALFQPQQHPARDSHDTFFLREPSTTKTLPEDYVERVKQIHESGGHGSRGYGYDWKREEANKNLLRTHTTAVSSRMLYALAQKPFEAKKYYSVDRVFRNEAVDRTHLAEFHQIEGLICDRGLTLGDLQGVLYDFFSRLGMSKLRFKPAYNPYTEPSMEIFGYHEGFKKWVEIGNSGMFRPEMLLPMGFPEDVRVIAWGLSLERPTMILYGIDNIRDLFGHKVDLGLIKSNPICRIGLN; encoded by the exons ATGGCGGAAGAAGCAGTACTGGGATTTCTGGAAAAGAACGAACAGATAATAGACTCAGGCGTGTTCGCTGAGGAACAAGGAATCAGTCATGACGAGATTGTCAACGTCATTAAGAGTCTCAATGGTTTTCGATTCGTCGAAGCTCAG GATATCAAGAAGGAGAGATGGCAACTTACTGATGAAGGCAAAACTTATGCTGCTAATGGATCTCCAGAATTCCAACTTTTCATGGCAATTCCACCTGAGGGTATCTCAATAGTAGAACTTAAG AAGAAGTTGGGAGACTCAATTTTTGCAATAGGTAGCAGGCAAGCAAATAGAAATAAATGGCTTGAAATGGGAAAGTCACAAGTCTCTAGAAAG GTTGAACATGTTGATGATAATGTGAAGGCTATGCTTGTAAAGATAAAGGATGGAGAG ACTCTCAACAAAGAGGATATTACTGCTCTGAAGGGAAGAAAACTAATTTCTCCACA GATATGGAAAGGCTACTCAGTCAAAAAAGGTCCAAATTATGCCCCCAAAAGAAGGAAACCAGCCACTGATTTAACCCGAGAAAATCTGCAAAA GGGTGATTGGAAGGAAATGCAGTTTAAAGAATATAATTTCAGTGCAAAAGGTTTGCCAGTTGAAGGTGGTTGTCTCCATCCACTGCTCAAG GTTCGGCAGCAAATGCAGATGATTTTCCTTCAAATGGG ATTTGAGGAAATGCCAACAAACAATTTTGTTGAAAGCAG CTTCTGGAATTTTGATGCACTTTTCCAACCTCAACAACACCCTGCACGTGATTCACATGACACTTTCTTTTTACGAG AACCTTCAACGACAAAGACTCTTCCGGAAGATTATGTTGAGAGGGTGAAGCAGATTCATGAATCTGGAGGTCATGGATCAAGAGG atatggatatgaTTGGAAAAGGGAAGAAGCAAATAAAAACTTATTAAGAACTCACACAACTGCAGTCTCATCAAGGATGTTGTATGCACTTGCACAG AAACCTTTTGAGGCAAAAAAGTACTATTCTGTTGATCGGGTTTTCAGAAATGAAGCTGTTGACAGGACACATCTTGCAGAGTTTCATCAAATAGAAG gGCTAATTTGTGATAGAGGGCTTACTCTTGGGGATTTGCAGGGTGTGCTGTATGACTTTTTCTCCCGTTTGG GAATGTCCAAGTTGCGTTTCAAACCTGCATACAATCCATACACTGAACCCAGCATGGAAATATTTGG TTATCATGAAGGATTCAAGAAATGGGTTGAAATTGGAAATTCTGGGATGTTTAGACCTGAAATGTTGCTTCCTATGGGATTTCCTGAGGATGTTAGAGTTATTGCTTGGGGTCTTTCTTTAGAAAG GCCAACTATGATACTTTATGGAATTGATAACATTAGAGATCTCTTTGGGCACAAG GTGGACCTTGGTCTGATTAAGAGCAACCCAATATGCCGGATTGGTCTGAATTAA